A window of Gadus chalcogrammus isolate NIFS_2021 chromosome 16, NIFS_Gcha_1.0, whole genome shotgun sequence contains these coding sequences:
- the LOC130406700 gene encoding uncharacterized protein LOC130406700, protein MRRSRYWVHPINQRRREQGDFHHLVAELRLDSQRHHQYFRMSVVQMEELLSTIGPELTRQSTNYRAAIEPKQRLAVGLRYLASGDSLISLAFSYRLGHTTVANSVHMVCAAIVKVMMDQFLPRSTQQMWEEVAEGYWRKTQFPNCIGAIDGKHVTIQAPPLSGSQYFNYKKYFSIVLFALVDAYCRFRVIQVGDFGRTSDGGVYANSDLGRGMESKTLHVPPSVSLPGSAQLGDVPFVMVGDAAFPLKPYLMRPYPGQNLTHPKKIYNYRLSRARRTVENAFGILDARWRIFHRKINLHPKKVDNVVIAACILHNFLLNPTDNQRYINESEQQGRNIPAVPNMGGKRASKEAHQVREGFCTFFSSPEGSDYWQDRMV, encoded by the exons atgaggagaagtcGCTATTGGGTACATCCCATAaatcagaggaggagagaacaaGGGGATTTTCATCACCTTGTAGCGGAGTTGCGGCTGGACAGCCAACGCCACCATCAATACTTTCGAATGAGTGTAGTGCAAATGGAAGAGCTTCTGTCCACAATCGGTCCTGAACTGACCAGGCAgtcaacaaattacagagcTGCCATTGAGCCCAAACAGCGACTGGCTGTTGGACTGAG GTACCTTGCTTCTGGCGACTCGCTGATCAGCCTGGCATTCAGCTACAGATTAGGGCACACAACTGTGGCCAACTCTGTACATATGGTGTGTGCTGCAATTGTCAAAGTGATGATGGATCAATTTCTGCCCAGGTCAACACAACAAATGTGGGAAGAGGTTGCAGAGGGCTATTGGAGGAAAACACAATTTCCTAACTGCATCGGGGCAATTGACGGGAAACACGTCACAATTCAAGCACCACCACTCTCTGGTAGTCAGTATTTCAATTATAAGAAATATTTTTCAATAGTACTCTTTGCACTAGTGGATGCCTACTGCCGGTTTAGGGTGATTCAAGTGGGGGATTTTGGACGCACAAGTGATGGTGGGGTATATGCCAATTCCGATTTAGGAAGGGGAATGGAAAGCAAAACACTTCATGTGCCACCTAGTGTCTCTCTGCCTGGATCGGCTCAGTTGGGCGATGTACCATTCGTCATGGTTGGTGACGCAGCATTCCCACTGAAGCCATACCTCATGAGACCCTACCCTGGGCAGAATTTGACCCATCCCAAGAAAATTTACAATTATAGACTGTCCAGGGCTAGGAGGACGGTGGAGAACGCTTTTGGCATCCTGGATGCCAGATGGCGGATATTCCACCGTAAAATCAACTTGCACCCAAAAAAGGTTGACAATGTAGTGATTGCTGCTTGCATCCTGCATAACTTTTTGCTGAACCCCACAGACAATCAGAGGTACATCAATGAGTCAGAGCAGCAGGGGAGAAATATTCCCGCAGTTCCAAACATGGGAGGGAAAAGGGCGTCAAAAGAGGCTCACCAAGTGAGGGAGGGGTTCTGCACATTTTTCAGTTCTCCAGAGGGCAGCGACTATTGGCAGGACAGGATGGTGTAA